TTCGATGCGTCGATGGTGCAGCCGTCGAGCATCGATGTGAGGCTCGACCGCTATTTCCGGGTGTTCGAGAACCACCGCTATCCGCATATCGATCCGGCCGTCGAACAGGCCGATCTGACCCGTACCGTCGAGCCGGACGGGGACGAGGCGTTCATCCTGCACCCCGGTGAGTTCGTGCTCGCCTCGACGTACGAGGTCATCTCGCTGCCCGACGATCTCGCTTCGCGGCTGGAGGGCAAGAGCTCGCTCGGCCGGCTCGGGCTGGTGACGCATTCGACGGCCGGGTTCATCGACCCCGGGTTCTCCGGGCACGTGACTCTGGAGCTGTCGAACCTGGCGACGCTGCCGATCAAGCTCTGGCCGGGGATGAAGATCGGTCAGCTGTGCATGTTCCGGCTGAGTTCGCCGTCGGAGTTCCCGTACGGCTCCGAGCGGTACGGGTCGCGGTACCAGGGGCAGCGTGGGCCGACGGCTTCGCGTTCCTTCATGAACTTCCACCGGACGCAGGTGTGATGCCCGGTGAGTGACGACGTACGGGAGAACCTGACGTACGACGGCTTCGGGCATGCCGTGCGGGAGCTGGCGCAGGCCGTGGCGGATGACGGGTACGAGCCGGATGTGGTGCTGAGCATCGCGCGCGGCGGGGTCTTCGTCGCCGGCGGTCTGGCGTACGCGCTGGACTGCAAGAACATTCACCTGGTGAACGTGGAGTTCTACACCGGTGTGGGTACCACGCTGGAAATGCCCGTCATGCTGGCGCCCGTGCCCAACGCCATCGATTTCTCGGACAAGAAGGTCCTGATCGCCGACGATGTCGCCGATACCGGGAAGACGCTGAAGCTGGTGCGTGACTTCTGTATCGATCATGTCGCCGAGGTGCGTTCCGCCGTGATCTACGAGAAGTCGCATTCGCTCGTGAAGTGCGAGTACGTGTGGAAGAAGACCGATCGCTGGATCAACTTCCCGTGGAGCGTGGAGAAGCCCGTCGTGCGGCGCAGCGGGCAGGTTCTCGACGCCTGACCGGTTTCGGGAGCGCGCAGCGAGGAACCCCCGGGGCCTTCGATGGCCCCGGGGGTTCCTTCGTTTCCGTCAGGTGTTTCTCGCAGGTGTTTCTCTCAGATCGTGCCCAGTTTGAGGATCGAGACCAGGGCGAGCAGCTGGATCGCCGACGCGCCCAGGGCCTTCGGCCACGGCAGGTCGTGGGACTTGCTCACCATCGAGGTGAACAGGGCCGCCGCGGCCAGCCAGGTGAGCCAGCCGAGGATCTGGACCAGGGAGTTCTCGCCGCCCAGGAAGAGCGCGAAGATCAGGCGTGGGGCGTCCGTGATCGACATGATCAGCATGGAGAGGCCCACGGTCGGCTGCCACGCGCCGTCGCCGCCGAGCTGGCGGGCGAGGGTGTGGGTGACCGCGCCGAGCACCAGGCCGCCGAGCACGAAGCCGATGCCCGTGATGACGACGTAGGGGATGGCGTTGCCGACCGGTGCGTTGATCGCGTCGTCGCGGGCCTGGTCGAAGCCGAACAGCGCCAGCAGGCCGTAGAGGAACGTGACGATGAGCGCCGGGCCCCAGACGGGGTAGTCGCGCATCTGCCAGAACGTCGGGCCGGGGCGCGTCACGATGCCGCTCAGCAGCTGCTTCCAGTGCAGTCGAGGACCCGAGGGCTGGGCGGGGGCCTGGCCGGCGCGGTAGGTGTTGCCGTCGCCGTACTGGTCCTCGTCGATGCTGAAGGCCTGGGTATGACCGGGGCTGTTCGCGTACGGGTCGCCCTGGTGGGGCTGCGGAGCGTGGGGGTGCGGAGCGTGCGGGTGCTGCTGCGGGTACGGGTCGGCGAAGTATTCGGGCTCGTCGGCTCCGCCGCCCTGGTAGCCGCCACCGTTGTAACCGTTGTTGTATCCGGCGTTGTGCGGGGCTCCACCGCCTCCCGTCGGCGGCCATTGCTGCTGTCCGTACGGCGGTGGTGCCTGATTGCCGTACGGCTGCTGCCGCGGTTGCTGCTGCGCTTGCTGCGGGGTGCGGTTGTCCCGGCCGCGTCCGATCCTGAATCCAGCCACGTAATCGAACGTACCTGGTCCGCGCGGGTCGGGTGGGCGGGGCGGGGGAACTGGGCCGCCTTTGCCGCCTACCTGTGACATCCCCTAAGGGAACCCTGGGGGGTTGTCCTCAGCCCGCTGTGAACAGGGCGCTGGTGAACGTGATCAGCGGGCGGTCCGGCGTCGCCGCCGGGTACAGCGCGATCAGGTCCGCCGTTTCGCCCCGGTGCGTGCGGACCACGGTGTCGGGCTTCCTGTCGCCGTCGAAGTCCGCGTACCGCTGGAGCAGGTTCGTTTCTGCGCGGGACGCGGCGGGGCGGCCGGCGGTCTTGCGCAGGGGGGCCGTCGGGAGGCCTGTGGCCGGGGTCCCGAAGCGGTACGGGCCGCCCGGGCGGCCCGGTCCGTCGGGGCCGCCGAGCAGCAGCGCGCCCCTGGCGGCGGTGCCGGGCTCGTGGGGGAGGGCGGTGTACACCAGGTCGTCATACCCGTCGCCGTTCGTATCCGCCCGGGGCTCGGGGGCGGACAGGGCGGGGCCGGCCCCCGGGATCGTGCCGCCGGCGGCGTGCGGGCGGCCGTCGCGGGTGAAGGGGCCTCGCAGGAAGCTCAACCGGCCCGAGCTCGCCGTCACGGCCAGGTCCGGCTTCCTGTCGCCGTCGAAGTCGCCGCAGACGGGGTGGTCCGGCCAGGCGTTGCCGAAGCGGGCCCGGTCCGGGATGCGCAGGGTGACCGCCTTGCCGGTGAGGCCGGCGGGGGAGCCGAAGAGGATCTGCAGCGGCACGGGCGGGCGGCCGATGCCGTTGTACGGAGGGTCGGTGGCCACGATCAGATCGGTGAAGCCGTCCTGGTCCAGGTCGCACGACGCCTCGGCGTCGAACGCCGCGGGGAGGGTGTCGCCGGACTTGGCGGCGTTCGTGTGCGCGCTGAGCAGCTGGCGTGCCGAGGGGTCGAGGCCGCGGCTGGCGGAGCCGTACACGATGCCGATCCCGGCGTCGTCGCCGTGGCTGTCGGCCGCCGGCTTCACCAGGTCGTCGAGGACGAGATCGCGGTGGCCGTCGCCGTTGAAGTCGTCGGGGGTGTGGCTGCCGGTGCCGTGCGGGACGGCGTGGCGCTCGGCGCCCGCCAGGCCGGACAGGGCGGTGGGCGGGGTGTCGCCGTTCTTGGGCGCCGAGGAGGCGGGGGAGCCCGCGCAGGCCGTCAGCAGGAGGACGCAGGCGCAGAGGCCGCCGATGGCCGCGGTGGCTGCCGCGCCGGGTGTTCGTCCGGTTCGCGCCGTCGCCGTCGCCGCCGAAGTCGCTGTTGCTGTCGCCCTTGCGATGCGTATCCGCACGGGATACCTCCGAATACGTACTCCCGCAGGAATACCTCGTACGTACGTCTCGGCCGTCCCGGCCGTCCCACATCATGCGCCACCCGAGCCGCAGAGCAGAAGCGGCCGGTCCTGCCCCCGAGGCAGGTCCGGCCGCTTGTGCAACGCGGTGGCGCGGTTCCGGTTACTTCGCCGGTTCCGGCTCCGGCGCGTCCGCCGCTTCCGGTTCGCCCGCCGGGTCGGCCGGGGTCTTCACGGAGTCGAGCAGCAGCTGCGACACGTCGACCACCTGGATCGACTCCTTCGCCTTGCCGTCGTTCTTCTTGCCGTTGACCGAGTCGGTCAGCATGACGAGGCAGAACGGGCAGGCGGTGGAGACGATGTCCGGGTTGAGGGAGAGGGCCTCGTCGACGCGCTCGTTGTTGATGCGCTTGCCGATCCGCTCCTCCATCCAC
This genomic interval from Streptomyces sp. NBC_00464 contains the following:
- a CDS encoding phosphoribosyltransferase is translated as MSDDVRENLTYDGFGHAVRELAQAVADDGYEPDVVLSIARGGVFVAGGLAYALDCKNIHLVNVEFYTGVGTTLEMPVMLAPVPNAIDFSDKKVLIADDVADTGKTLKLVRDFCIDHVAEVRSAVIYEKSHSLVKCEYVWKKTDRWINFPWSVEKPVVRRSGQVLDA
- a CDS encoding FG-GAP repeat domain-containing protein; the encoded protein is MRIRIARATATATSAATATARTGRTPGAAATAAIGGLCACVLLLTACAGSPASSAPKNGDTPPTALSGLAGAERHAVPHGTGSHTPDDFNGDGHRDLVLDDLVKPAADSHGDDAGIGIVYGSASRGLDPSARQLLSAHTNAAKSGDTLPAAFDAEASCDLDQDGFTDLIVATDPPYNGIGRPPVPLQILFGSPAGLTGKAVTLRIPDRARFGNAWPDHPVCGDFDGDRKPDLAVTASSGRLSFLRGPFTRDGRPHAAGGTIPGAGPALSAPEPRADTNGDGYDDLVYTALPHEPGTAARGALLLGGPDGPGRPGGPYRFGTPATGLPTAPLRKTAGRPAASRAETNLLQRYADFDGDRKPDTVVRTHRGETADLIALYPAATPDRPLITFTSALFTAG
- the dcd gene encoding dCTP deaminase, translated to MLLSDKDIRAEIDAGRVRIDPFDASMVQPSSIDVRLDRYFRVFENHRYPHIDPAVEQADLTRTVEPDGDEAFILHPGEFVLASTYEVISLPDDLASRLEGKSSLGRLGLVTHSTAGFIDPGFSGHVTLELSNLATLPIKLWPGMKIGQLCMFRLSSPSEFPYGSERYGSRYQGQRGPTASRSFMNFHRTQV
- a CDS encoding Yip1 family protein; this encodes MAGFRIGRGRDNRTPQQAQQQPRQQPYGNQAPPPYGQQQWPPTGGGGAPHNAGYNNGYNGGGYQGGGADEPEYFADPYPQQHPHAPHPHAPQPHQGDPYANSPGHTQAFSIDEDQYGDGNTYRAGQAPAQPSGPRLHWKQLLSGIVTRPGPTFWQMRDYPVWGPALIVTFLYGLLALFGFDQARDDAINAPVGNAIPYVVITGIGFVLGGLVLGAVTHTLARQLGGDGAWQPTVGLSMLIMSITDAPRLIFALFLGGENSLVQILGWLTWLAAAALFTSMVSKSHDLPWPKALGASAIQLLALVSILKLGTI